One Ammospiza caudacuta isolate bAmmCau1 chromosome 11, bAmmCau1.pri, whole genome shotgun sequence genomic window carries:
- the HDLBP gene encoding vigilin, whose product MSSVAVLTQESFAEHRSGLAQQQVKVTALNSEEENDPPTYKEAFPPLPEKAPCLEAAQEPAGPWSKIRPIKASVITQVFHVPLEERKYKDMNQFGEGEQAKICLDIMQKTGAHLELSLAKDQGLSIMVSGKLEAVMKARKEIVARLQTQASATVAIPKEHHRFVIGKNGEKLQDLELKTATKIQIPRPDDPSNQIKITGTKEGIEKARHEILLISAEQDKRAVERLDVEKVYHPFIAGPYNKLVSELMQETGTRINIPPPSVNKTEIVFTGEKEQLAQAVARVKKIYEEKKKKTTTIAVEVKKSQHKYVIGPKGNSLQEILEKTGVSVEIPPTDSSSETVILRGEPEKLGQALTEVYAKANSFTVSSVSAPSWLHRFIIGKKGQNLAKITQQMPKVHIEFTEGEDKITLEGPTEDVNVAQEQIEVMVKDLINRMDYAEINVDHKFHRHLIGKNGANINRIKDLYKVSVRIPPDNEKSNLIRIEGDPQGVQQAKKELLELASRMENERTKDLIIEQKFHRTIIGQKGERIREIREKFPEVIINFPDPAHKSDIVQLRGPKNEVEKCTKYMQKMVADLVENSFSISVPIFKQFHKNIIGKGGANIKKIREESNTKIDLPAENSNSETIVITGKKANCEAARHRILAIQKELANITEVEVSIPSKLHNSLIGAKGRFIRSIMEECGGVHIHFPTEGSGSDTVTIRGPAQDVEKAKKQLLHLAEEKQTKSYTVDLRAKPEYHKFLIGKGGGNIRKVRDNTGARIIFPTSEDKDQELITIMGTEEAVKEAQKELEALIKNLDNVVEDSMVVDPKHHRHFVIRRGQVLREIADEYGGVMVSFPRSGTQSDKVTLKGAKDCVEAAKKRIQEIIEDLEAQVTIECTIPQKFHRSIMGPKGSRIQQITRDYGVQIKFPDREENPAPVVEPAVQENGEEGGEGKEGKDTDPSSPKKCDIIIISGRREKCEAAKEALQALVPVTIEVEVPFDLHRYIIGQKGSGIRKMMDEFEVNIQVPAPELQSDIITITGLATNLDRAKAGLLERVKELQAEQEDRALRSFKLTVTVDPKYHPKIIGRKGAVITQIRTEHEVNIQFPDKDDESQAQDQITITGYEKNAEAARDAIMKIVGELEQMVSEDVTLDHRVHARIIGARGKAIRKIMDEFKVDIRFPQSGAPDPNCVTVTGLPENVEEAIDHILNLEEEYLADVVDNEAMQVYMKPSSHEESKAPSKGFVVRDAPWATVNNEKAPDMSSSEDFPSFGAQVAPKTLPWGPKR is encoded by the exons GTGTTCCACGTGCCgctggaggagaggaaataCAAGGACATGAATCAGTTTGGAGAAGGGGAGCAGGCCAAGATCTGCCTTGACATCATGCAGAAGACAGGAGCTCACCTGGAGCTGTCTCTGGCAAAGGACCAGGGCCTTTCCATCATGGTCTCTGGCAAGCTGGAAGCAGTCATGAAGGCTCGGAAGGAAATTGTTGCTCGGCTGCAGACTCAG GCTTCAGCGACAGTTGCCATCCCCAAGGAGCACCACCGCTTTGTCATTGGAAAGAATGGTGAGAAGCTGCAGGACCTGGAGCTCAAAACTGCAACCAAGATCCAGATCCCCCGCCCAGATGACCCCAGCAACCAGATCAAGATCACTGGCACTAAGGAAGGGATTGAAAAGGCCCGACACGAGATCTTGCTTATCTCTGCTGAGCAG GATAAGCGTGCCGTGGAGAGGCTGGATGTGGAGAAAGTGTACCATCCCTTCATTGCTGGCCCTTACAACAAGCTGGTGAGTGAGCTCATGCAGGAGACAGGGACACGCATCAACATCCCCCCGCCCAGCGTCAACAAGACAGAGATAGTCTTCACAggggagaaggagcagctggCCCAGGCTGTGGCTCGTGTTAAGAAGATCTATGAGGAGAAG AAAAAGAAGACTACTACCATCGCTGTGGAGGTGAAGAAGTCCCAGCACAAGTATGTCATCGGCCCCAAGGGTaattccctgcaggagatcttGGAGAAAACTGGAGTCTCTGTCGAGATCCCACCCACTGACAGTAGCTCGGAGACGGTGATACTGCGAGGCGAGCCTGAAAAGCTTGGGCAGGCATTGACTGAAGTCTATGCAAAG GCCAACAGTTTTACCGTCTCCTCGGTCTCAGCCCCCTCTTGGCTTCATCGTTTCATCATTGGAAAGAAAGGACAAAACCTGGCCAAAATAACTCAGCAGATGCCAAAG GTTCACATCGAATTCACTGAAGGAGAAGACAAAATCACTTTGGAAGGACCTACAGAAGATGTGAATGTGGCACAGGAACAGATTGAAGTCATGGTTAAGGATCTG ATCAACCGGATGGATTATGCAGAAATCAATGTCGACCACAAATTCCACCGACACCTCATTGGCAAGAACGGAGCTAACA TTAACAGGATTAAGGACCTCTACAAGGTGTCTGTGCGCATTCCCCCGGACAATGAGAAGAGCAACCTGATCAGAATTGAAGGAGACCCACAGGGGGTCCAACAGGCCAAGAAAGAGCTGCTGGAACTCGCTTCCCGTATG GAAAATGAACGCACCAAGGACCTAATCATCGAGCAGAAATTCCACCGGACCATCATTGGGCAGAAGGGCGAGCGGATCCGGGAGATCCGGGAGAAATTCCCAGAG GTTATCATCAACTTCCCAGACCCTGCACACAAGAGTGACATTGTCCAACTCAGAGGTCCCAAAAACGAAGTGGAGAAGTGTACCAAGTACATGCAAAAGATGGTGGCAGACCTG gttgaaaacagtttttctatttctgttccCATCTTCAAACAATTCCACAAGAACATCATAGGGAAAGGAGGTGCCAACATCAAGAAG aTCCGTGAAGAAAGCAACACCAAAATAGATCTCCCAGCTGAGAACAGTAACTCTGAGACAATTGTTATCACGGGCAAGAAAGCAAACTGTGAGGCTGCTCGTCACAGAATTCTGGCAATCCAAAAGGAACTG GCCAACATCACAGAGGTGGAGGTCTCTATTCCTTCCAAACTCCACAATTCCCTCATTGGCGCCAAAGGCCGCTTCATCCGCTCCATCATGGAGGAATGTGGTGGAGTCCACATCCACTTCCCCACAGAGGGCTCTGGCAGTGATACTGTGACCATCAGGGGCCCAGCCCAGGATGTGGAGAAAGCCAAGAAACAGCTGCTACATCTGGCAGAGGAGAAG CAAACAAAGAGTTATACTGTGGACCTCCGTGCAAAGCCAGAGTACCACAAATTCCTTATTGGCAAGGGTGGTGGCAACATCCGCAAGGTGCGGGACAACACGGGGGCCCGCATCATCTTCCCCACCTCTGAGGACAAAGACCAGGAACTGATCACTATCATGGGAACAGAGGAGGCTGTCAAAGAAGCACAGAAGGAGCTGGAAGCCCTCATCAAGAACTTG GATAACGTGGTTGAAGACTCCATGGTGGTGGACCCCAAGCACCACCGCCACTTTGTCATCCGTCGAGGACAAGTTCTCCGTGAGATTGCAGATGAATATGGTGGTGTGATGGTCAGCTTCCCGCGCTCCGGCACCCAGAGCGATAAGGTCACCCTCAAGGGGGCCAAGGactgtgtggaggcagccaagaaACGCATCCAGGAGATCATTGAGGACCTG GAAGCTCAAGTGACAATCGAATGCACCATTCCACAGAAGTTCCACCGCTCCATCATGGGCCCCAAAGGGTCCCGGATTCAGCAGATCACCCGTGACTACGGCGTCCAGATCAAATTCCCTGACAGGGAGGAAAACCCAG CCCCTGTTGTGGAgccagctgtgcaggagaaTGGTGAGGAAGGTGGGGAAGGCAAGGAAGGGAAGGACACAGATCCCAGCTCTCCGAAGAAGTGCgacatcatcatcatctctgGCCGCAGGGAGAAATGTGAGGCAGCAAAGGAGGCGCTGCAG gctctggttCCTGTCACCATTGAGGTGGAAGTTCCCTTTGATCTTCACCGTTACATCATAGGCCAGAAAGGAAGTGGGATCCGCAAAATGATGGATGAGTTTGAG GTGAACATCCAGGTAcctgctcctgagctgcagtCAGATATCATCACAATCACTGGGCTGGCTACCAACCTGGACCGTGCCAAGGCTGGGCTCCTGGAGAGAgtgaaggagctgcaggctgaaCAAGAGGATCGG GCCCTGCGGAGCTTCAAACTGACAGTGACTGTAGATCCCAAGTATCACCCTAAAATCATCGGGCGGAAGGGAGCAGTGATCACCCAGATACGCACAGAGCATGAGGTCAACATCCAGTTCCCTGACAAGGATGATGAAAGCCAG GCCCAGGACCAGATCACCATTACTGGCTATGAGAAGAATGCTGAGGCTGCCCGGGATGCCATCATGAAGATCGTGGGTGAGCTGGAGCAGATGGTGTCCGAGGACGTGACTCTGGACCATCGTGTTCACGCACGCATCATCGGAGCACGTGGAAAAGCCATCCGCAAAATCATGGATGAGTTCAAG GTGGATATTCGCTTCCCCCAGAGTGGAGCTCCTGACCCCAACTGTGTGACTGTGACAGGACTCCCTGAGAATGTAGAAGAAGCTATTGATCACATCCTGAACTTGGAGGAGGAATAT CTTGCAGATGTGGTGGACAACGAGGCAATGCAGGTGTACATGAAGCCCTCCTCACATGAAGAGTCCAAGGCCCCATCCAAGGGCTTTGTGGTGAGAGATGCCCCCTGGGCCACTGTCAACAACGAGAAG GCCCCTGATATGAGCAGTTCTGAAGACTTCCCCAGCTTTGGGGCTCAAGTGGCCCCCAAGACTCTTCCCTGGGGACCCAAACGATAA